A stretch of the Marinobacter sp. JH2 genome encodes the following:
- a CDS encoding aspartate/glutamate racemase family protein, which translates to MLTLDEFKKFEIPLPYTTEGRLDRVHIGLVQLNTDHSLEMDWAKLIGTQAAVFSSRVFSTSEMNPEALDTITAGVSEATSLIAIGLPMDVMAFGCTSASIVIGEERVAELLTKNRGDIPATNPWAAAQAAFKHLGAQKIAVFAPYPTGVNYPLYQQLLEAGFDVPALGALGIENDTDITTISKESMLEGLGKLLPGSGAEVVFMSCTNLRALDHIQEMEDAFGVPIVTSTTALFWHAMHLVGRKAQCPGYGKLLDQ; encoded by the coding sequence ATGCTGACGCTAGATGAATTCAAGAAGTTCGAAATACCGCTCCCCTATACGACCGAAGGACGCCTGGATCGTGTGCATATTGGCTTGGTACAGCTCAACACTGACCACTCCCTAGAAATGGATTGGGCTAAGCTCATCGGCACTCAGGCGGCGGTCTTTAGCTCCCGGGTTTTTTCCACCAGTGAAATGAACCCCGAGGCACTGGATACCATAACCGCCGGTGTGAGTGAGGCGACTAGCCTGATCGCGATTGGCCTGCCCATGGACGTGATGGCCTTTGGTTGCACATCGGCTTCGATCGTTATTGGCGAAGAAAGAGTTGCCGAATTACTGACTAAGAACAGAGGCGACATCCCCGCGACGAACCCATGGGCTGCGGCGCAAGCCGCCTTCAAACACTTGGGGGCGCAAAAAATTGCGGTGTTTGCTCCTTACCCTACGGGCGTCAATTACCCACTGTATCAGCAACTGCTGGAAGCCGGTTTTGATGTCCCGGCGCTAGGGGCTTTGGGGATCGAGAACGACACGGACATCACCACCATATCGAAAGAATCAATGCTTGAAGGCCTAGGTAAATTATTGCCTGGCTCCGGTGCTGAGGTTGTCTTTATGTCGTGTACCAACCTCCGAGCGCTTGATCATATCCAGGAAATGGAGGACGCATTTGGTGTTCCAATTGTGACCTCCACGACAGCACTGTTTTGGCACGCCATGCATCTGGTCGGACGGAAGGCGCAGTGCCCTGGTTATGGAAAGCTTTTAGATCAGTAA
- a CDS encoding TRAP transporter small permease, with the protein MNKLRKIDDFVSMLTEWILSFGVILMAVVLVSNIIARKVFSASIPAADEIGGILIVIVTFSGIGYAARKGRHIRMTALFDAAPYKVKKGLLIFISALTCVTYLYVCFISYEYIAHTKMLGRVTSALEMPAWIVLVVVPIGFGLGAIQYFMNLIMNIKEPYLYIGTEKAAEGSQDVN; encoded by the coding sequence ATGAATAAACTGAGAAAAATTGACGATTTTGTCTCAATGCTGACAGAATGGATACTTTCTTTCGGTGTCATATTGATGGCCGTTGTTTTGGTTTCCAATATCATCGCCAGAAAAGTATTTTCTGCCAGTATTCCTGCAGCCGATGAAATCGGCGGCATTCTCATCGTGATCGTGACCTTCAGTGGTATTGGTTATGCTGCTCGCAAGGGACGCCATATCCGAATGACTGCCTTATTCGATGCAGCGCCCTATAAAGTAAAAAAAGGTCTGCTCATTTTTATTTCTGCGCTTACCTGCGTTACGTACTTGTACGTGTGTTTTATATCTTATGAATACATTGCCCATACAAAAATGCTGGGGCGTGTAACTTCTGCCCTTGAAATGCCAGCCTGGATTGTTCTTGTAGTTGTACCGATTGGCTTCGGTTTAGGCGCTATTCAGTATTTCATGAATTTAATCATGAATATCAAAGAACCATACCTATACATAGGTACGGAGAAAGCGGCAGAGGGTTCACAAGATGTTAATTAG
- a CDS encoding TRAP transporter large permease has translation MLISLLVVMVILLLMGFPMMMTMLFSSLFYIVLFMPNVEAFTAVQQMVLGIQSPVLMAIPMFMLAADIMCAGHTSKRLLDFVESLVGHLPGGMATTTSLTCALFGSISGSTQATVVAVGRPVRERLLKTGYDDSEVMALIINSSNLAYLIPPSLGMIVYGVASGASIGDLFIAGLGPAAVILAMFAIYSAFYAKAKKIPKHERASLVERFEKAKKCLLAFGFPIIIMGGIYTGIFSPTEAAAVAVLYALIVEVGFYRSVSLKDLHSIALSTGMITTVVFILVAVGAAFSWIISYARVPQLIAEGLLGTDPSVFAILLTVNIIFFVGCMFVEAVVVILILTPIFVPIATGAGIDLVHLGIIITLQVAIGSGTPPFGTSIFTCSAIFDQPYLKVIKNQGPYIIMLLLACVIISTFPEISLFLGSFAS, from the coding sequence ATGTTAATTAGTCTCCTTGTCGTGATGGTCATCCTACTGCTAATGGGCTTTCCCATGATGATGACCATGCTGTTCTCGTCGTTGTTTTATATCGTCTTATTTATGCCTAATGTTGAAGCCTTTACAGCTGTTCAACAAATGGTATTGGGCATACAAAGCCCCGTACTCATGGCTATACCTATGTTTATGTTAGCGGCAGATATTATGTGCGCAGGCCATACCTCGAAAAGGCTTCTGGACTTTGTCGAGAGTCTGGTTGGCCACCTACCCGGCGGGATGGCGACGACCACTTCACTGACCTGCGCACTGTTCGGCTCCATTTCTGGTTCGACTCAGGCCACTGTAGTCGCCGTCGGTCGCCCGGTGCGCGAACGCCTGCTGAAAACAGGCTACGACGACAGTGAAGTTATGGCGCTGATCATCAACTCCAGTAACCTTGCCTACCTAATCCCGCCGAGCCTGGGGATGATCGTTTATGGTGTCGCCAGTGGCGCTTCAATCGGTGACCTGTTTATTGCCGGTCTGGGTCCTGCCGCGGTTATCCTTGCGATGTTTGCGATTTACAGCGCATTCTATGCAAAGGCAAAAAAGATACCCAAGCATGAAAGAGCTAGCCTCGTAGAGCGCTTCGAGAAAGCAAAAAAATGCCTGTTGGCTTTTGGTTTTCCGATCATCATCATGGGCGGCATCTATACCGGTATTTTCAGCCCCACGGAAGCAGCGGCAGTTGCCGTCCTATATGCACTCATTGTTGAAGTCGGCTTTTACCGGAGCGTTAGTCTAAAAGACTTGCACTCCATAGCGCTGTCAACGGGCATGATTACTACGGTTGTTTTTATTCTCGTTGCGGTTGGTGCAGCATTTTCATGGATTATTTCTTATGCCAGAGTGCCGCAATTAATTGCCGAAGGCTTGTTAGGCACTGACCCTTCCGTTTTCGCGATACTTCTAACAGTTAATATCATTTTCTTTGTCGGCTGTATGTTTGTTGAAGCCGTAGTGGTCATTCTGATTTTGACCCCAATCTTTGTGCCTATCGCGACAGGAGCCGGAATTGATCTGGTTCATCTGGGCATTATTATCACTTTACAAGTGGCCATCGGCTCGGGGACTCCACCATTTGGCACAAGTATTTTCACGTGTTCGGCCATTTTTGATCAACCATATCTTAAGGTGATCAAAAATCAAGGACCATACATAATTATGCTTCTCTTAGCGTGTGTAATTATTTCAACTTTCCCAGAAATCTCTTTGTTTCTTGGAAGCTTCGCAAGCTAG
- the dctP gene encoding TRAP transporter substrate-binding protein DctP produces MKNIKTMIALGLALPLLWACGSDGGESASSQDKVYTFKVTHEEYADTVPDLYAKELARRVEEKSNGRIEFEVFQVGQLGVGVDLIDHLLTGATQMAIVSPGNVATIVPEGQVFALHYLLPTNVKEAYDFLAQSKVANKELPAIYAEKNLKLMDLWPLGSSNWLTKEKVQEPTDFEGMAFRTMDTPLIVKNYEAYNANPTPISYTDVYSGLQLNMISGAENPLGALVDMKWYEVQNYLIMSNHIMYLEGVFINNQYFNKLPEDLQNILSETIDEMHNYAYELQKKANEKAGETLAENVEVVNLTDDQIASFKAEAKTVRSFFKNNMGDRPAKVLEELEAELNEFNKKRAEAADRS; encoded by the coding sequence ATGAAAAATATAAAAACCATGATTGCATTAGGTCTGGCTCTGCCCCTGTTGTGGGCTTGTGGGTCTGATGGAGGCGAATCTGCAAGTAGTCAAGACAAAGTCTACACATTCAAAGTAACCCACGAGGAGTACGCCGATACGGTTCCAGACCTTTATGCCAAAGAACTGGCCAGACGGGTTGAGGAAAAGAGCAACGGACGTATTGAGTTTGAGGTTTTCCAGGTGGGCCAATTGGGTGTTGGTGTCGATCTGATTGATCATCTTTTGACGGGCGCAACCCAAATGGCCATTGTCAGCCCGGGAAATGTCGCAACAATTGTCCCGGAAGGTCAGGTGTTTGCACTTCATTACCTTCTCCCTACGAATGTGAAAGAGGCCTATGACTTCCTGGCACAAAGTAAAGTGGCCAATAAGGAACTGCCTGCCATCTACGCTGAGAAGAATCTGAAACTGATGGATCTCTGGCCCCTAGGTAGCAGTAACTGGTTAACCAAAGAAAAGGTGCAAGAGCCAACGGATTTTGAAGGTATGGCATTCCGGACCATGGATACGCCGCTGATCGTCAAAAACTACGAAGCCTATAACGCCAACCCAACGCCTATTTCCTACACCGATGTGTATAGCGGTTTGCAGCTAAACATGATTTCTGGTGCTGAAAACCCACTCGGTGCGCTGGTCGACATGAAGTGGTATGAAGTACAGAACTATCTGATCATGTCTAACCACATCATGTATCTGGAGGGCGTTTTTATTAACAACCAGTACTTCAATAAGCTGCCTGAAGACCTGCAAAATATTCTCAGCGAAACTATTGATGAAATGCATAATTATGCTTATGAGTTGCAGAAGAAAGCTAACGAGAAAGCTGGCGAAACTCTCGCTGAAAATGTGGAGGTGGTCAATCTAACGGATGACCAGATTGCAAGCTTTAAAGCCGAAGCAAAGACTGTTCGTTCTTTCTTCAAGAACAATATGGGTGATCGTCCGGCGAAAGTTTTGGAAGAACTCGAAGCAGAACTAAATGAGTTTAACAAGAAGCGTGCTGAGGCTGCCGATAGAAGCTAA
- a CDS encoding M20 aminoacylase family protein, whose product MSVVQKVAEWRRHIHQHPELSTKEFNTSKFVADKLEEFGLAVHRNVGGTGVVGILKNGTSKRSIGLRADMDALAIHEQNCFDYKSKTDGVMHACGHDGHTAMLLGAAYELANNPSFDGTVYFIFQPDEERGTGAKAMIADGLFTRWNIDAVYGMHNLPGVPAGKFATRAGALMASESAFKIVVKATGGHAAMPHTGTDPIVVGSQIVTALQTIVSRNLSAIDETAVISVTNFETNGTVNVIPSEVTISGDTRSFTDSTLRKVEKAIERVVAGQCLSAGVSYEYQFNNSYLSTINSLDETQYAVAAAQKVVGASNVDGNCKRYTISEDFSFMLREVAGCYILIGNGEGECGGTALHNPHYDFNDDILPTGIDFWVALVNNQLRSDL is encoded by the coding sequence ATGTCTGTAGTTCAGAAAGTAGCCGAGTGGCGCCGTCATATTCATCAGCATCCCGAGCTGAGCACCAAAGAATTCAATACCTCCAAATTCGTCGCGGATAAGCTCGAAGAGTTTGGCTTAGCCGTTCACCGTAATGTCGGCGGCACTGGTGTGGTCGGCATATTAAAAAATGGAACCAGCAAACGCTCCATTGGTCTTCGTGCCGATATGGATGCCCTAGCCATCCATGAGCAAAATTGTTTTGATTATAAGTCTAAAACCGATGGCGTCATGCATGCCTGTGGGCATGATGGGCATACCGCAATGCTGCTGGGTGCCGCGTACGAACTGGCCAACAACCCAAGCTTTGATGGCACCGTTTATTTTATCTTTCAGCCCGATGAAGAGCGTGGCACCGGTGCCAAAGCCATGATCGCCGATGGTTTGTTTACCCGCTGGAACATCGACGCCGTCTATGGCATGCATAATTTACCTGGCGTTCCGGCGGGGAAGTTTGCCACTCGCGCCGGTGCGCTAATGGCGAGTGAAAGCGCTTTCAAAATTGTAGTAAAAGCGACTGGCGGCCATGCAGCCATGCCCCATACGGGGACCGACCCTATTGTGGTTGGGTCGCAGATTGTCACCGCGTTGCAAACCATTGTGTCACGGAATTTGAGCGCCATTGATGAAACGGCGGTCATTTCTGTAACCAATTTTGAGACGAATGGCACGGTAAATGTGATTCCATCAGAGGTCACTATCTCTGGCGACACTCGCAGCTTTACCGATTCGACATTGCGAAAAGTCGAAAAAGCTATTGAGCGAGTAGTAGCCGGTCAATGCCTATCGGCGGGTGTTTCGTACGAGTATCAATTTAACAACAGCTACTTATCGACCATCAACTCTTTGGATGAAACTCAATATGCCGTTGCAGCCGCTCAGAAGGTAGTTGGCGCATCCAACGTGGATGGTAACTGCAAGCGCTATACCATCAGTGAAGATTTTTCATTCATGTTGCGTGAGGTAGCTGGTTGTTACATTTTAATCGGTAACGGGGAAGGCGAATGTGGCGGCACCGCGTTGCATAATCCTCATTACGATTTTAACGATGACATTCTCCCCACAGGAATCGATTTCTGGGTAGCGCTGGTTAATAATCAGCTCAGATCGGACCTATAA
- a CDS encoding NAD(P)-dependent alcohol dehydrogenase: MKTINLCAPGGLDALEVRESPDPGQPGPGQIRVAIHATSLNYHDLLVANGSIPTEDGRLLMSDGAGVVEAVGEGVAEFEVGDHVVSGFFPQWQDGQAFDGVGNFRETPGDGIDGFAAEYSVRAATNFTRAPSGWSHAEAATITTAGLTAWRALITEGSLKAGQSVLLLGTGGVSIAALQIAKAMGAKVFITSSSDEKLERARALGADSTINYRRYPDWANQVLAQTQGRGVDHVVEVGGPGTLSQSIQAVCVGGHVALIGVLTGREGQVPTGLLMAKQARLQGLVVGNRRQQQEYVAALEQNELRPVIYQSFRFEQLADAFRLQESGGHFGKIVAEW, translated from the coding sequence ATGAAAACAATAAATCTGTGTGCCCCGGGCGGGCTTGATGCGTTAGAAGTGAGGGAATCCCCAGATCCCGGGCAACCCGGGCCTGGGCAGATACGGGTGGCAATTCATGCCACCTCTTTAAATTATCATGACTTGCTGGTCGCCAATGGCAGTATCCCGACGGAGGATGGGCGCCTTCTAATGTCTGACGGAGCGGGGGTTGTTGAAGCTGTAGGTGAGGGGGTTGCAGAGTTTGAGGTGGGAGATCATGTTGTTTCCGGATTTTTTCCGCAATGGCAGGATGGTCAAGCCTTTGATGGCGTGGGAAATTTCCGGGAAACCCCTGGCGACGGAATTGACGGCTTTGCTGCGGAGTACTCGGTCAGGGCGGCCACCAATTTCACTCGTGCCCCATCTGGCTGGAGTCATGCAGAAGCAGCGACAATCACCACGGCCGGTCTGACAGCATGGCGGGCGCTGATAACAGAAGGGAGCCTGAAGGCGGGGCAGAGCGTTTTGCTCCTTGGCACGGGCGGGGTTTCAATCGCTGCTTTGCAAATAGCCAAAGCGATGGGTGCCAAAGTTTTCATTACTTCATCCTCAGACGAAAAGTTAGAAAGAGCCCGTGCACTCGGAGCGGATTCCACTATCAACTACCGACGTTATCCCGACTGGGCTAACCAGGTTCTCGCCCAAACCCAAGGGCGAGGGGTTGATCATGTTGTTGAGGTGGGCGGTCCGGGCACGTTAAGTCAGTCTATACAGGCGGTTTGCGTCGGTGGGCATGTTGCTCTTATTGGTGTTTTAACCGGGCGCGAAGGCCAGGTGCCCACGGGATTACTCATGGCGAAGCAAGCCCGGCTTCAAGGCCTGGTTGTTGGAAATCGTCGCCAGCAGCAGGAGTACGTCGCGGCTCTCGAGCAAAACGAACTACGCCCAGTGATCTATCAAAGCTTTCGTTTCGAGCAATTGGCGGATGCTTTCCGGCTCCAGGAAAGTGGTGGTCACTTTGGTAAGATCGTTGCTGAGTGGTGA
- a CDS encoding SDR family NAD(P)-dependent oxidoreductase, with protein MIDSHHLFGLAGKRVLVTGASSGLGRHFAKTLAKAGAQVVVGARRVDRLQELVADIRSEGGAALALSLDVASRVSVVACLDELCRQYGGLDVVVNNAGVSDTKAALEYTDDDWDSIVQTNLKGAWIVAQESARRMAQSDGGSIVNVTSILATRLAGGVGPYCAAKAGLAHLTRSLALELARHNVRVNSLAPGYVMTEINQDFLESDAGERLKKRIPARKFCQVQDLDGALLLLASDAGRAMTGSEIVVDNGHACSGL; from the coding sequence ATGATAGATAGTCATCATCTCTTCGGCCTGGCCGGGAAACGTGTACTGGTTACGGGGGCCTCTAGCGGGCTTGGGCGCCACTTCGCTAAAACACTGGCAAAAGCCGGCGCTCAGGTTGTTGTGGGTGCGCGTCGGGTTGATCGCCTTCAGGAGCTGGTTGCGGATATCCGCAGTGAGGGTGGTGCTGCATTGGCATTGTCACTGGATGTCGCCTCACGGGTGTCAGTTGTTGCCTGTCTTGACGAGCTATGCCGTCAGTATGGCGGGCTTGATGTTGTTGTGAACAACGCTGGTGTCAGCGATACAAAAGCAGCGCTGGAGTACACAGATGATGACTGGGACAGCATTGTGCAGACCAACCTCAAGGGTGCCTGGATCGTAGCTCAGGAAAGCGCCCGAAGAATGGCGCAGAGTGATGGTGGCAGTATTGTGAACGTTACCTCCATTCTGGCCACCCGTCTGGCAGGTGGGGTCGGGCCATACTGCGCAGCCAAGGCTGGCCTGGCTCATCTGACTCGCTCTTTGGCGTTGGAACTGGCGCGCCATAACGTTCGAGTCAACTCATTGGCGCCTGGTTATGTAATGACTGAAATCAACCAGGATTTTCTGGAAAGTGACGCGGGGGAACGGCTTAAGAAACGCATTCCTGCGAGAAAGTTCTGTCAGGTCCAGGATCTGGATGGTGCGCTTCTGCTTCTTGCTTCTGATGCGGGAAGAGCAATGACGGGTTCTGAAATTGTGGTTGATAACGGTCACGCTTGCTCGGGTTTGTAG
- a CDS encoding acyl-CoA dehydrogenase family protein yields the protein MNFELSDELKALQAKVRSFIRDEVMPLESDPRQTPHGPTEELRNDLVALARKNGLLALHASREMGGAELSHVAKAVIFEEAGYSPLGPTALNVHAPDEGNIHLMDVVASEAQKERWLRPLVEGETRSCFAMTEPSPGAGSDPSMLNTTAVRDGDDYIINGKKWFITGAEGAAFAIIMARTDDGNATMFLTDTDKPGFNVDRMMDVMDSCFTGGHGVVRFENLRVPASDILGEIGKGFRYAQVRLAPARLTHCMRWLGAAQRAHDEACRYASTRESFGKRLGDHQGVGFMLADNEMDMLTTRLSIMHCAWVLDKGERANTESSMAKVISSEGIWRVIDRSVQVLGGQGVSGENIVERIFKDARGFRIYDGPNEVHRMSLARKILARHTDKLKG from the coding sequence ATGAATTTTGAATTAAGTGATGAGCTCAAAGCGTTGCAAGCGAAGGTTCGCAGCTTTATCCGGGACGAGGTGATGCCTCTGGAATCCGATCCGCGCCAGACACCACACGGTCCCACTGAAGAACTTCGAAATGATTTGGTGGCCCTTGCGCGTAAAAACGGACTGCTTGCTTTGCATGCGTCACGGGAAATGGGCGGCGCCGAACTCTCTCATGTTGCGAAAGCTGTGATCTTCGAAGAGGCAGGATATTCGCCGCTCGGCCCCACAGCACTAAATGTTCATGCGCCGGATGAGGGCAACATCCACCTGATGGATGTGGTCGCTTCAGAGGCACAGAAAGAGCGCTGGCTACGACCATTGGTGGAAGGGGAAACCCGGTCTTGTTTTGCGATGACTGAACCTTCTCCGGGAGCAGGGTCGGACCCATCGATGCTTAACACGACGGCTGTCCGTGACGGCGATGATTATATTATCAATGGGAAGAAGTGGTTTATAACCGGTGCAGAGGGAGCCGCTTTTGCGATCATCATGGCGCGAACTGACGATGGTAACGCCACCATGTTTCTCACAGACACTGACAAGCCTGGTTTTAACGTAGACCGAATGATGGATGTGATGGACTCGTGCTTCACCGGCGGCCATGGCGTCGTGCGCTTTGAGAATCTTAGAGTGCCAGCTAGCGACATCCTTGGCGAAATTGGCAAGGGATTTCGGTACGCGCAAGTTCGTTTGGCCCCGGCAAGGTTGACCCATTGCATGCGTTGGTTGGGAGCAGCTCAGCGAGCCCATGATGAAGCCTGTCGATATGCGAGCACACGTGAATCGTTTGGGAAACGCTTGGGTGATCATCAAGGCGTAGGCTTCATGCTGGCCGATAACGAAATGGATATGTTGACTACGCGCCTGTCCATCATGCACTGCGCATGGGTACTAGACAAAGGCGAACGCGCAAACACCGAATCCAGTATGGCCAAGGTGATCAGTTCTGAAGGTATTTGGCGAGTAATTGACCGGAGTGTTCAGGTCCTCGGCGGGCAAGGGGTCTCCGGTGAAAACATCGTGGAGCGAATCTTTAAAGATGCCCGAGGCTTCCGCATTTACGACGGGCCGAACGAGGTTCACCGGATGAGTCTCGCAAGGAAAATTCTCGCCCGCCACACTGACAAATTGAAAGGTTAA
- a CDS encoding histidine phosphatase family protein, with protein MSSTPNHYQGLGRRRLYLVRHGHVNYFDATGHPLDPRSVPLSADGEAQVQALNRILQGVTFDIAFSSDYPRAIQTLDMVLAGRSDSCATESTAALREIRAGRLSKMPLESYDTEVAEAYHWSQQPEAGFLRGERWDDFGARVLEWFGTLLADTSWQSAVIASHDAVNRVLISWLMSGDLSSLPFIEQDHACLNIVDVDQPNADGSVKAYLRLLNHTPYNPIKSGERSTVMERITQSMLSM; from the coding sequence ATGTCCTCGACTCCGAATCATTACCAAGGGTTAGGTCGTCGTCGCCTTTACCTGGTCCGGCACGGACACGTTAACTATTTCGATGCTACAGGTCATCCATTGGACCCAAGGTCTGTGCCGCTGTCCGCTGATGGTGAGGCTCAGGTGCAGGCGCTGAACCGCATATTGCAGGGCGTGACATTCGACATAGCCTTCAGCTCAGACTATCCCAGGGCAATTCAGACCCTTGATATGGTTTTGGCAGGTCGATCAGATTCGTGTGCCACAGAATCAACCGCTGCCTTGCGAGAGATTCGGGCGGGGCGGCTCAGTAAGATGCCTTTGGAATCATACGACACAGAAGTGGCCGAAGCTTATCACTGGTCGCAACAGCCTGAAGCTGGATTTCTGAGAGGTGAGCGTTGGGATGATTTTGGCGCTCGGGTCCTTGAATGGTTCGGCACTCTGCTTGCGGACACGAGTTGGCAAAGCGCTGTGATCGCCAGCCATGATGCCGTCAACCGGGTTCTGATCTCGTGGCTGATGAGCGGGGACTTGTCATCGCTACCCTTTATCGAGCAGGACCATGCGTGCCTCAATATTGTGGATGTAGACCAGCCAAATGCTGATGGCTCAGTCAAAGCGTACCTGCGCCTCCTTAACCATACTCCATACAACCCTATTAAATCCGGTGAGCGCTCGACGGTTATGGAGCGGATAACTCAATCCATGTTGTCGATGTGA
- a CDS encoding DUF6285 domain-containing protein, which produces MNRPDACELLEVARETLLKDVFPAVPENLRYEVRMIASAMGIAAREAKSGASVSQNEVAAYTDILSDALSVDPASLESSRQAMKEAIRAGSFDAPGQKQEQLQAVLHKAVVNALAISNPKVVHPSKRAS; this is translated from the coding sequence ATGAATCGTCCAGATGCATGTGAGTTGCTTGAGGTGGCACGGGAAACTCTGCTGAAGGATGTCTTTCCCGCGGTACCGGAGAACCTGCGTTACGAGGTGCGCATGATCGCCAGCGCAATGGGGATTGCGGCTCGCGAAGCGAAAAGTGGAGCGAGTGTCAGCCAGAATGAGGTTGCCGCCTATACAGATATCTTGTCAGACGCCTTAAGCGTTGATCCAGCATCGCTGGAGAGTTCCCGGCAGGCCATGAAAGAAGCGATCCGGGCAGGCTCTTTCGACGCTCCAGGACAAAAACAGGAGCAACTGCAGGCAGTTTTGCACAAGGCTGTGGTGAATGCGCTGGCTATCAGCAACCCTAAAGTTGTGCATCCGTCCAAGAGGGCAAGCTGA
- a CDS encoding phosphotransferase family protein, which yields MDVAQSGPSSQHRIEGDRWGWQESLERYLSGVLQGSHVQITNMELLSGGAIQENWLLYVQVCGGSKAGEHRWVLRTDSLSVVDVSMSRADEYAVLKTVHEAGVDVPTPFWLCRDPGVIGREFFVMQAVGGTAAGHRLVKDDALVPDRAALCRELGRNLAKLHSIKPPQQALGFLPSPTEDPVQATIEQYLGFLDELPWAFPVIEWGLRWLRLNKPAPVESCLIHRDFRTGNFMVDQGAVSGILDWEFTAWGDWREDLGWLTAKCWRFGRNENVAGGVGALSDVMAGYSEVYPREISPEELRYWQVMAHVRWAIVAVQQAERHLSGKQYSLELALTGRLVPEVEYNILTLTGGHP from the coding sequence ATGGATGTTGCACAAAGTGGCCCAAGTTCACAGCATCGTATAGAGGGCGACCGTTGGGGGTGGCAGGAAAGTCTGGAGCGTTATTTATCTGGGGTTCTGCAGGGGAGCCATGTACAGATCACCAACATGGAGTTGCTCTCCGGGGGCGCCATCCAGGAAAACTGGTTGTTGTATGTACAGGTATGTGGTGGCTCCAAAGCCGGAGAGCACCGCTGGGTATTACGGACCGACTCCCTGTCTGTAGTGGATGTAAGTATGTCCAGGGCGGACGAGTATGCCGTACTTAAAACGGTCCATGAAGCAGGTGTCGATGTGCCTACACCCTTCTGGCTCTGCAGAGACCCGGGTGTTATTGGTCGCGAGTTTTTTGTCATGCAAGCGGTTGGTGGCACCGCAGCAGGCCATCGGTTGGTTAAAGATGATGCCCTTGTGCCTGACCGAGCCGCTCTATGTCGGGAACTTGGGCGCAATCTGGCGAAGCTGCATTCCATAAAGCCGCCTCAGCAGGCGCTTGGTTTCTTGCCCTCACCGACTGAAGATCCGGTTCAGGCAACCATTGAGCAATATCTGGGATTTCTGGATGAGTTGCCTTGGGCCTTTCCCGTTATCGAGTGGGGGTTGCGTTGGCTTCGCCTCAACAAGCCTGCTCCGGTTGAATCATGCCTTATTCACAGAGATTTTCGCACCGGTAACTTCATGGTGGATCAAGGTGCAGTGTCAGGCATCCTCGATTGGGAGTTCACCGCATGGGGAGACTGGCGTGAGGACCTGGGATGGTTGACCGCAAAATGCTGGCGGTTCGGCAGGAATGAGAACGTTGCGGGTGGTGTTGGCGCTCTGAGCGATGTAATGGCTGGGTACTCGGAAGTGTATCCCCGAGAAATATCACCAGAAGAACTCCGATACTGGCAGGTTATGGCGCACGTCCGCTGGGCCATAGTGGCCGTCCAGCAGGCCGAACGGCACCTTTCCGGGAAACAGTATTCGCTGGAGCTTGCTCTCACCGGACGGCTGGTACCAGAGGTTGAATACAATATTCTAACATTGACTGGAGGTCATCCATGA